A genomic region of Anas acuta chromosome 1, bAnaAcu1.1, whole genome shotgun sequence contains the following coding sequences:
- the RIPPLY3 gene encoding protein ripply3 codes for MEGAAADFSLRATVDHVCHCSRDTQQHSLHPGEQPQSSPVLWRPWMLTARDGEMTENQQMSELDGQLMNFRSKGALGFQHPVRLYLPKSKSQKFLNNIGEKVLASFPVQATIHFYNDDTDSEEDEEETSSA; via the exons ATGGAGGGTGCAGCTGCAGATTTCTCGCTCCGGGCTACAGTGGATCACGTCTGTCATTGCTCCCGAGACACCCAGCAACACTCGCTCCATCCAGGAGAACAGCCACAGAG CAGCCCTGTTTTATGGAGGCCCTGGATGCTCACAGCCAGAGATGGTGAAATGACAGAGAATCAACAAATG TCAGAACTGGATGGTCAGCTAATGAATTTTAGATCAAAAGGAGCCCTGGGTTTTCAACATCCAGTGAG ACTATATTTGCCTAAGTCCAAATCCCAAAAATTTCTTAATAACATCGGAGAAAAGGTTCTGGCTAGTTTTCCAGTACAAGCTACAATTCACTTCTACAATGATGACACTGACTctgaggaagatgaagaagaaaccAGTTCAGCCTAA